Genomic window (Cyanobacteria bacterium GSL.Bin1):
GCATTTATTGCGTTTTATGGAATCCTCCACAAACTGTCACAATTACTACTCAACAATATCTGGATGTGAAAGAAAAAGGAGAATGGGTTAATCAAGCTAAGAAAAATAACTCTCTTTGGAATGGACAGAAACTATTAGGATTTATTTTAGGTGCAATAGGAGCAATTATGTTGCTGAACGCAACAAGCATGGATACGACAGTTACAACAACTACTGGTAATCGTGTTAGTAACATTGGCTTGATGCAAGAACAAGATCAACAAACTATGACTGGGGGGATTATTTTAATAGTTGGAGTTGTCTTATTTGCTTTAGATAAAAATAAAGAATAAAATCAGACAATTAAACTGAGAGCATTATCATTTTTTCGACTTACTTATAGGATCGCGTTGAGAACTTGACCTCCTCATAAACTAAAGGTTCTTTTTGCAACATCGGTTCTTTCTCCTCTCCTTGATATTCCCAAACGCCAACAAAGGCATAATCTTGATCATTTCGTTTGGCTTCACCAGAAGAAAGAAAACCGCTTTTGACTTCCTCATCTTTTTCCGTGTATTGATGTTCAACGCGAAAGTGACTCCCGCAAGATTCTTCTCGCATTAGTGCATCTCGGCACATTAAGGCGCCAAACTCGATAAAGTCAGCCACACGCCCGGCACGTTCTAATTCCTGATTAATACTAGTTTCGCTGCCAACGACTTTCACATTCTGCCAGAAGTCTTCCCGGAGGGCAGTAATATCACTGAGGGCTTGCTTTAATCCGTCTTTAGAGCGACTCATTCCACACTGATTCCACATAATCTCACCGATTTGTTTATGGAAGTAGCGTGGGCTAGCTTTTCCTGTCGTTTTATTCCCAAGCAAGCGTTTGATTTTATCTTGGGCAGCTTTTTCTGCAATCTCAAACTCTGGTGCATCGGTTTTGACTTTTCCCGAACCGGATAAGCCAACCGTTCCGGCTAAATAATGACCAATGGTGTAAGGTAAGACAAAGTAGCCATCCGCTAAACCTTGCATCAGTGCCGATGCACCGAGACGGTTTGCCCCATGATCGGAAAAGTTTGCTTCCCCAGCGACAAAAAGCCCAGGGAGATTACTTTGTAAGTTATAGTCCACCCAAAGTCCGCCCATGGTGTAGTGAACTGCGGGATAAATCATCATGGGGGTTTGATAAGGGTTAGTGCCAGTAATGCGGTTGTAGATGTCAAAGAGGTTTCCGTAGCGTTCCGAGATGGTTGTTTCCCCAATACGAGAAATAGCGTCACGAAAGTCTAAAAACACCCCAAAGCCTGTGGGTGCAACGCCTCGCCCTTCATCACACACTTCTTTTGCAGCACGAGAGGCAATGTCACGGGGGGCAAGATTACCAAAACTGGGATATTTCCGTTCTAAATAGTAATCTCGGGCTTCTTCTGGGACATCATTGGGGGAAAGTTCACCGTTTCTGATTTTCTGCGCGATCGCGCGCTCTTTCGGCACCCAAATCCGTCCATCATTCCGTAGCGATTCTGACATCAAGGTTAATTTCGATTGTTGATCGCCCTGTACAGGAATACAAGTGGGATGAATCTGCGTATAACAGGGATTGGCAAACCCCGCCCCTTGACGATAAGCCCGATAGGCAGCAGTGACATTACACCCTTGGGCATTGGTTGAGAGGAAGTAAACATTGCCATAGCCTCCCGTACACAGCACCACACAATCTCCTGCCCAACGTTCAATTTCTCCCGTCACCAGATTGCGAGTAATAATGCCTTTCGCTTCTCCATCCACCACTACTAGTTCCAACATTTCATGGCGGTTATACATCTTGACTTGTCCGGTTGCAATCTGACGGCTCAATTGCTGATATGCTGCGAGTAAAAGCTGTTGTCCGGTTTGTCCTCGTGCGTAAAACGTGCGACTGACTTGCGCCCCCCCAAAGGAACGATTCGCCAGTAGCCCGCCATATTCTCGGGCAAAAGGCACCCCCTGGGCCACCATTTGATCAATAATATTGACACTGACTTGGGCTAAGCGATAGACATTTGCTTCTCGGGAACGGTAATCTCCGCCTTTTATGGTGTCGTAAAACAACCGATAAACCGAATCCCCATCATTCTGGTAATTCTTAGCAGCATTAATCCCCCCTTGCGCTGCAATGGAGTGGGCGCGACGGGGACTATCTTGATAGCAAAAGCAACTGACTTGATAGCCCATCTCTGCTAAAGACGCAGCTGCGGATGATCCGGCTAGCCCAGTTCCCACAACCAGGATGTGATATTTGCGTTTGTTAGAGGGGTTCACTAACTTGAGATTGAACTTATGGTTATCCCATTTCTCAGCGAGAGAACCGTTGGGAATATTAGACTCTAATCTCATTTTTGTTATTTATTCTTAGTTATTTTTAAATTTCTTCTTTTCTATTCGGGGGGCGATGCGTCCCTCAGTAGCTGGTCACAGATGAATGATAATTATTAACTGAAATCGTTTCCCCTGTAACAACAGAATACAGCACATCTGGGTCTAAATCTGCACCATTAGACCAATAAATTGTTCCCCATTCAGGATTAACTTCAACACTTCGGAAGTAGTTTAAATCTTGTAATGGTTCAAAGATACCAGAAAATTCAATCAGTTTACGAATATCAACAATTCCTTCGCAACCATCCTCAAATTTGAGATAAATTTGATAATCCTCTTGGGGAATGACTTGAATAATATCTTTTAGCATGATTTACTCCAAAGGCTCAATTTTACAGATGGGCTGTTGATTTCTTGCGCGTTCCCAATTTTCTCTTAATTCTGTTTGGTGAAGGGTGGCCCATTCTATTACTAAGCCCAGAACTCTTGGTGATAACTTTCCTTGCAAAATTGATAGACTATTGATGTCAATGATCGCTTTCTGTTTATTGTAGCGAACGTGGAAATGAGGAGGCGAGTGATCGTTATAATACATAGTTATAATAATTCCAAGAAAACGGCTAATTTCTGGGATAATGGAGCGTATCTAGATT
Coding sequences:
- a CDS encoding DUF4160 domain-containing protein translates to MPEISRFLGIIITMYYNDHSPPHFHVRYNKQKAIIDINSLSILQGKLSPRVLGLVIEWATLHQTELRENWERARNQQPICKIEPLE
- a CDS encoding DUF2442 domain-containing protein — encoded protein: MLKDIIQVIPQEDYQIYLKFEDGCEGIVDIRKLIEFSGIFEPLQDLNYFRSVEVNPEWGTIYWSNGADLDPDVLYSVVTGETISVNNYHSSVTSY
- the sdhA gene encoding succinate dehydrogenase (quinone) flavoprotein subunit, with translation MRLESNIPNGSLAEKWDNHKFNLKLVNPSNKRKYHILVVGTGLAGSSAAASLAEMGYQVSCFCYQDSPRRAHSIAAQGGINAAKNYQNDGDSVYRLFYDTIKGGDYRSREANVYRLAQVSVNIIDQMVAQGVPFAREYGGLLANRSFGGAQVSRTFYARGQTGQQLLLAAYQQLSRQIATGQVKMYNRHEMLELVVVDGEAKGIITRNLVTGEIERWAGDCVVLCTGGYGNVYFLSTNAQGCNVTAAYRAYRQGAGFANPCYTQIHPTCIPVQGDQQSKLTLMSESLRNDGRIWVPKERAIAQKIRNGELSPNDVPEEARDYYLERKYPSFGNLAPRDIASRAAKEVCDEGRGVAPTGFGVFLDFRDAISRIGETTISERYGNLFDIYNRITGTNPYQTPMMIYPAVHYTMGGLWVDYNLQSNLPGLFVAGEANFSDHGANRLGASALMQGLADGYFVLPYTIGHYLAGTVGLSGSGKVKTDAPEFEIAEKAAQDKIKRLLGNKTTGKASPRYFHKQIGEIMWNQCGMSRSKDGLKQALSDITALREDFWQNVKVVGSETSINQELERAGRVADFIEFGALMCRDALMREESCGSHFRVEHQYTEKDEEVKSGFLSSGEAKRNDQDYAFVGVWEYQGEEKEPMLQKEPLVYEEVKFSTRSYK